TTTTCCGCGTGAGGTGAAGGTGAAGGCAGGTTTGCGAATGGTCGATGGTGAATGGTGAATGGGCGCTGAATTGGTGTCGGTTCGGGATTTCCCGTTCACCATCGACCCATCACTATTCACATCTTTCACGAGTTCATACGTCGCCTCGCTGATGTTCACCTGCCCCACTTCGCCGGATGATTCCATGCGTGAGGCCGTATTTACCGTATCGCCCCAGATGTCGTACTGGAATTTCTTTACGCCCACGATGCCTGCCACTACGGGTCCGGTATGTATCCCCACGCGCATCTCGAACGCGGGCTTGCCCAGCGCATCGCGTACTTTCTTTCGTGCGACCATGAACGCCTGCATCTCCAACGCGGCATGCACGACGTCCGCAGGTGAAGAGGTCTTCGGATCCGGCAAGCCTCCGGCGCACATGTAGGCATCGCCGATGGTCTTGATCTTCTCGATGCCGCGTGCGGTGATGATGTGATCGAATGCTTTGAAGCAGGTGTTCAACTCTTCTACGAGTTCTTGTGGTGTGAGCTTTTCGCTGGCTTGCGTGAATCCTTTGAAGTCAGAAAAGAGGATGGTAGCGCTGTCGAATTGTTTGGCCAAAGCAGAACCGTTGTCCTTCAATTCCTCAGCGACTTCCGCTGGCAAGATGTTCAACAACAGTTCGTCGCTACGGTGCAGTGCTTTTTGTATGCGGCCGCGCTGTCGGAAAACCACGGCTCCGAAGATCAACAGACCAAGCCCGGAAAAGAGGAAAATGTTGCGACGGTTCCGTTCACGCGTAAGGTCAATGGCAGCAGCGGTTCGTGTGCGACCCATTTCGATCTTGTGCTCCAGGCTATCCGCGAGCAAACGTTGACCCATGATGTATTGCAACTGGAATTTTGTTCGGTTCACTTCCTCCTTTTCATTTTCCAAGCTGTCGGCGATCTGATCGTATGCCGCAAGCGATGCAAAGGCCTCTTGCCACTGCCCCAAGCCTGCGCAGGCTGCGGAACGTGTTTTGTGGATGGCCATGTGATCGTACACCGTAGTCGTGTTCCGCGATACGGTACGCAGGAAATTGCGCGTGATGCGCTCTGCCTCCTTCGCATCGCCAGTGCTCAAGTGCAGTGCCGCTAGTTCTGCGACCAGTTCTCCGAGTTCCTCGAATCCTTCCAATTCATCGAAGCTTTTGGCTGCCTCCAAGGCCTGTTGGAACAAGGCCAGCGCTTCAGTGTAACGGCCGAGTGAATCCAAGGCTTGGGCTTGCATGAGTTGCCACATCGGGACCATGAAGTCCTTCATTGGTCGGTGGGATGCAGCGAGTTCGTAGGCTGCCACGAAGTCCCGTTGATGAATGAACACTTCAAACGTTGTCAACTGCCACGTTTCATTGTTCACCATTGATCGCATGGATGTATCCACAGGCTGTTGTGCAGTGCGGATCGTTGCCAAGGCCTCTTCGTTGCGGCCGGCCTCGTTAAGGACATACACCCGGGCCCGGTACAGGTCTGGAAGGTTGATACTATCCTTCAGCGCAAGGGTCAAGGCTAAGGACCGGTCCACCATACGCAATGCTTCATCATACAGATTCCGTCGGTTGAAGAAGTTCTTCAAGGACGAAAGGCAACCGATCTCCGAAAGCGTGTCCTGGGCCCTCACAGCGTACTTCAGCGCAAGAAGTTCAGCGTCCAACGCGAGTTGGTATTCTTGGCGATCGGCGTGGATCGAGCTGCGAGCACCCAAGGCCGCGATGGCACCACAGTTGTTACCGGTGCGGATGAATGCGGCCAGTATGCTATCGGCCAATACCATACCGCGGCTCATGGCATCCTTGTCCTTGAATGCCGGGGCATAAAAGGGCGCATCATTGAAGGCACTGCCTTGATTTGCCTCTTCCGTAATGGATGTGAGCAAGTTGTACTGCCCGGACGGACGGTTGACCCTCGGATCGTTCATGACCTTTTCCAGCCAACCTGGGCTAGGGATCGTATCCTGCGCCATGCATTGCACCGAGATGCCGCACATGATCGGGATGGCAAGTACAGCTCTGCGTAGTTGGTGGTGGTAAAGGATCATCGCAATGGGAAAGGTGGTGGGAAAGATGTTGCCAAGATGCACAGACCTCATGCGGAGCCACCTACCATTCCGGATGAATGTCGGTTTCACGTTCCGAGAGTCCCGATACGACCCCATATCAGTTTGCCGGTTCGCCATGCGCCAGAGCTGGGTTGTGCTTTACTGCGTGGGCCGTGTATGCGAGGGAAGTGAGCTGGTTTCCTTGTATGAAGTGTACTGCGGTCACACCCACATGACACATGAGGCTATCAAGATAAAGAGGAGTGCATTCCATCATGGTCAATTGTCACTTGGCCACCACAAATCGCTGCGCCCCAAACCCGTTGATACCGATCAAATAACACCCCTCTGAAAGATCCGGGATGCTGACCGTGAAGGGAGATCGCTGGATGCTGCCACTCGCCTGAATGGAACCGGCAACATCATATAAGGTGTAGTACGACCCCGGTTCAACATCCGCATCCACTTGCAGTATGCCCCCTACCACTTCCACACGTATGCCGGGAGTTGCGGAGTGGTTTTCGGCCACGCCAACATCCGCGCAACCGACTACACTGCTCACAGCAAGCGGTGTGCCCACGATGGTGGCGGAGGTAATGGTCGGTGTATAGGGTGTGTAGACGGGCAGGAACCAAGGTGTGGTGGAAAGCACCACATCCTGTACGGTGAACTCCACGGATTGCGCACATTCCCCAAGTGCCATGTTCGCATCCGTGATGTGGAGCGCGGTACGACCAAGGTCCTGGGAGCACGCCAAAGCCACGCCACCTTCTGTAGTAAGTGCGATCACTTCCGGTGTAAATTCCGCGGACAAGCGGCCAGCGTGGATCGGATCAAGACCAAGGTCCATGGTGAATAGGAATAGTGCATCCTCACCGCTCATTTCAGCATACAGGGCCATTCGATCATTGCCTACGGCAAGGTCCAAGTTCAAGAATGATGGCTCGTCCTGTAGCAGTGGATCCATGCCGATGATCAACTTGGTCCACAGTAATTCGCCATCATGGCTAAGTAAGCCGATGCCCGGACGGTTCACGCTCGCATCGAACTGCTCGAACGTAAAATAGACCCCTTGTTGCGTGGCACGTAAGCTTTCCACTTCAACGCCTGCACCGAGGTAATCAGAGATCCAGACCGGTTCGTCCTGAGCATTCAATTTCAGAATACCTAGTGACGTGCGCTTATAAGTGGCATCATTCCATTGGAGTTGATCGTGCACACCCGATAAGCTGAACCCATCGATCTCTTGCTTTGCATAGGCCAGCGTGCCACTGGCGTTGAAGCGAAGAACCCTGTCAAAAGAATTGCCATCTTGATCCACCATGATGCACAACATGGTGAAGGAGTCATCGGTGTGCAAACTAATGCTGGCGCTGGTCAAAGGGAACGGCTGGCCGGTAAAGAACGATGCGGCCTGCGGAACACCTTGTGCGTTCGTGCGCATCCAGCCCAAGCTCACTCCGTCAACGGTCACATTGGCTATCGCCATGACGAGCTGGCCATCCGATCGTTCGCACACATGGTTAATGATCACTACTGAGCCGTTCTCTTCGTAGTGCCTTCCCCATACCACATTGCCCATCTGATCCACGCGGACCAGATCAAACCCATCCACCACCAATACATCGCCGTTGTCGAGGCCATACACATCGGCATCGGCACTGAGTGGAAACTCTGGCGGGTTACCACCAAGCAACCAGGCTTGCGACTGTGCCTGTAGATCGTGCACGGCAGACCCTATAAGGGAAAGCAGAAAGAAAGGGAGAGTACATATTCGCATGTTGATGTTCGCGTTCGTTGATCTGAAGTGTTGATCTTGGGTCTTATTGAAATATAAAGATGGTGGATATTTTCATGCTACCACAGCCCCAACATCTTCAGCGCTCCAGAAACCCACCGATCTCCTTTATACATTGAGCAGACTTCTTAACTGCAAATGCGCGACGATAGCATAACCCTCGGCGTATCCACCTTGGTGACCTTTCGGATCGTATAAAGCCGCAGTGCTTTTTAGAACTTGCCGAAATTTACTACATGTTGTAAGGCCTGCCCCATAGCAAACCACACAACCCAGTACCCCGCACTCCCTCTCAGTTGAAGTCCGGCTGATCGGTGCGTCCGCCTTGGTTCCAAACCTTGACTACTGAAGCCTTCAGGACGCGGCCCTCGGCGTCGAAGCGTACATCCCATTCCGCACCAGCACCGCACCATGTCATTAAACCCAGCCGTATGGTGCAATTCAGGTCCTCACCGCGCCACATCACTTGGAATTCGATGCAATCGTTTCCGGTGATCTCCTTGATGGCTTCGCTATTAGCGAACATGTCCTCTATGCCGATGCCCAGATCCAGTTCGGCATTGATCTCATCCAATAGTACAGGGCGCACAGCGCCTTTGCGTACGTAGCGGAAAAAGTTCCGCAGGGCTGCTTCGTCGATAATGCTGAGGGCCCAGAACAACTTGTGCTCTGCCCAGTCCATAGGTGGCACTTTGCGGACGTTGGTGGCGATTGCGGTGCTCATGGTTTTTATTTCAAATATGTGGTTGCGAACGCACCTTTTTGCACGCTGCGTTGCACAAGTAGTGAACCGGTCCATGTGCAGTACAGGATCCTGATACCGCGCGATCTTCCGACGCAAGTTCATCTAAGGCCAAAGCGCCCGGCCTAGTGCCTCACCCTACCCGCCTGCTGAAGAAGTTTCTGCCAACTGAAGTCTTTCTCTACGCAGTTAAGATCCTATTCCGCTGAAGGGAGTTCTTCTTCCGCGCAAAGCAGCTCTTGTTTCCCATAGCTAAGCCGTTAGTCCACCACGCTGAGGCATTGTTCTACCGGATGTAGCTCTTCCTTGGTGACGACAAGACCCAACTCCATCGATCTATGATCATTTCTTCACCGATCAAGAACCAACTCCACAAATTCATGATCTTATTTCCACCGGACAGGAACCAACTCCACCAACTCATGATCATGGTTCCTCTGGACAAGT
The nucleotide sequence above comes from Flavobacteriales bacterium. Encoded proteins:
- a CDS encoding adenylate/guanylate cyclase domain-containing protein, coding for MILYHHQLRRAVLAIPIMCGISVQCMAQDTIPSPGWLEKVMNDPRVNRPSGQYNLLTSITEEANQGSAFNDAPFYAPAFKDKDAMSRGMVLADSILAAFIRTGNNCGAIAALGARSSIHADRQEYQLALDAELLALKYAVRAQDTLSEIGCLSSLKNFFNRRNLYDEALRMVDRSLALTLALKDSINLPDLYRARVYVLNEAGRNEEALATIRTAQQPVDTSMRSMVNNETWQLTTFEVFIHQRDFVAAYELAASHRPMKDFMVPMWQLMQAQALDSLGRYTEALALFQQALEAAKSFDELEGFEELGELVAELAALHLSTGDAKEAERITRNFLRTVSRNTTTVYDHMAIHKTRSAACAGLGQWQEAFASLAAYDQIADSLENEKEEVNRTKFQLQYIMGQRLLADSLEHKIEMGRTRTAAAIDLTRERNRRNIFLFSGLGLLIFGAVVFRQRGRIQKALHRSDELLLNILPAEVAEELKDNGSALAKQFDSATILFSDFKGFTQASEKLTPQELVEELNTCFKAFDHIITARGIEKIKTIGDAYMCAGGLPDPKTSSPADVVHAALEMQAFMVARKKVRDALGKPAFEMRVGIHTGPVVAGIVGVKKFQYDIWGDTVNTASRMESSGEVGQVNISEATYELVKDVNSDGSMVNGKSRTDTNSAPIHHSPSTIRKPAFTFTSRGKVQVKGKGEMEMYFVEG